One genomic window of Gemmatimonadota bacterium includes the following:
- a CDS encoding TolC family protein codes for MTPEGSSSERRADNPVGDITLQDAISLVVRQRPELAAFGWERSARDAQLRQAGAYPNPVVEGVAENVAPSAALRPFSGVGGVVQSQTTVTLSQLIELGGERSARREAATAQRDVATADYDLARLAAQADATQAFLAVYVAQEAVALADQTVQLAQSAETNVGARVEAGDLAPIESTRAAVVRAAAAVELARARRDLAMHRERLAAMWGSSTATFGRAVGDLPTPLEPPVLSALAARLPEAPQAIRRAALVRSDRGLLALERAKRIPDVALAAGLRRFGDLQGQAYVVGATLTLPLFDRNGGGIAEAVARVAKAEETSRADQLHAGVAVAAAHRAAQTAFDELRALDTTVLPGAIAAFDAVTEGFRLGKFGYLDVLEVQRTLIASKGQRLRALLDYYHATAELERLLGSPIDPTPRPSPPPGEES; via the coding sequence ATGACACCGGAGGGTTCGTCGTCGGAACGGCGTGCGGACAATCCTGTTGGCGACATCACCCTCCAGGACGCGATCTCGCTGGTGGTGCGACAGCGTCCCGAGCTGGCGGCGTTTGGATGGGAGCGGAGTGCGCGCGACGCACAGCTGCGCCAAGCGGGAGCCTATCCCAACCCGGTCGTCGAGGGCGTCGCCGAAAATGTGGCTCCCAGCGCTGCCCTGCGCCCGTTCAGCGGCGTCGGCGGCGTCGTGCAATCTCAGACGACCGTGACGCTCTCGCAGCTGATCGAGCTTGGTGGTGAGCGTTCGGCCCGTCGCGAGGCCGCGACCGCGCAGCGTGATGTCGCGACGGCGGACTACGACCTCGCGCGACTGGCCGCGCAGGCCGACGCGACGCAAGCGTTCCTTGCGGTCTACGTCGCGCAAGAGGCCGTGGCACTCGCGGACCAGACGGTGCAGCTGGCACAATCGGCCGAAACGAATGTCGGGGCGCGGGTCGAGGCCGGCGACTTGGCGCCGATCGAGTCCACCCGCGCCGCGGTGGTGCGCGCGGCGGCAGCAGTTGAATTGGCACGCGCGCGGCGCGACTTGGCGATGCACCGCGAACGCCTCGCGGCGATGTGGGGGAGCTCGACCGCCACATTCGGGCGGGCAGTCGGGGATCTTCCCACACCGCTCGAGCCCCCCGTGCTGAGCGCGCTCGCCGCACGTCTGCCGGAGGCTCCCCAGGCCATCCGTCGCGCGGCGCTCGTGCGCAGCGATCGGGGACTGCTCGCACTCGAGCGCGCGAAGCGGATTCCGGATGTGGCGCTGGCGGCTGGCCTGCGACGCTTCGGTGACTTGCAGGGCCAGGCCTATGTCGTGGGCGCCACGCTCACCTTGCCGCTGTTTGATCGCAATGGGGGAGGTATCGCCGAAGCGGTCGCGCGGGTCGCCAAGGCGGAGGAGACGTCGCGCGCGGACCAACTGCACGCGGGGGTTGCCGTGGCCGCGGCGCACCGGGCGGCCCAGACCGCATTCGACGAACTTCGTGCGCTCGACACCACGGTCCTCCCCGGAGCCATCGCAGCCTTTGACGCCGTGACCGAGGGCTTTCGGCTTGGCAAATTTGGGTATCTGGACGTCCTGGAGGTGCAACGCACCCTGATTGCCTCCAAAGGACAACGGTTGCGGGCACTGTTGGACTACTACCATGCGACGGCGGAGCTTGAGCGTTTGCTCGGAAGCCCGATCGATCCCACCCCACGCCCGTCTCCGCCACCCGGCGAGGAGTCGTGA